The proteins below are encoded in one region of Apostichopus japonicus isolate 1M-3 chromosome 22, ASM3797524v1, whole genome shotgun sequence:
- the LOC139964000 gene encoding flavin-containing monooxygenase 1-like, whose protein sequence is MAVSKTVAIVGAGPCGLGAVKTCLEEGLVPTAFDKFKSIGGMWNYDPDTSKGTSGRTYRSLVTNSCTIKSCYSDFPFPKDAPPFVPHKTYLKYLNDYADHFKLRGYIQLDTTVVKIEPAEDYDVTGRWIVRTQKRGEETVSQTFDYVMICSGFFTDPFIPKVEGDEIFEGEILHTAQYRTDEPFKDKTVLVIGESLSAADIAVETSISADQVYLSVRHGFWVFPRRTYGGMPYDAFLQRRVTMSIVPTWLLRYVFQLFLEIGIDHQATGIKPERRLFEENFAVNDLIFTQITCGKIRIRPGIKRFLTNGVEFEDGTRLEGLDVVVFGTGYNVKTPYIDDSLVSDDIQTRNLYKYAIPINLPHPTIACIGLFPTDSGFTPVGEQQSRWAVRIFKGLITLPPVKKMEEDIREKETDLCNRYGRPKLMVPGIPLTDELTQDIGCYPNLAKIFLTDPWLAVMVFLAPVTPFTYRILGPHSWPGARDAVLGCCDSFTSGIGGNKTTRPASSHYKYLIVALFILLIGMQLWK, encoded by the exons gTGGAATGTGGAATTATGACCCCGATACATCCAAAGGGACGTCTGGTAGAACTTACAGGTCACTGGTTACTAATTCATGTACGATCAAGTCTTGTTACAGTGATTTTCCATTCCCCAAAGATGCGCCTCCGTTCGTGCCTCATAAGACGTACCTCAAATATTTGAAC GACTATGCAGATCACTTTAAATTGCGAGGTTACATTCAACTGGATACCACCGTGGTAAAGATCGAGCCAGCTGAAGACTATGACGTCACAGGCAGATGGATCGTACGTACTCAAAAACGTGGCGAAGAGACCGTCAGCCAGACTTTCGATTACGTCATGATTTGTAGCGGATTCTTCACAGATCCTTTTATACCCAAAGTCGAAGGTGATGAGATCTTTGAGGGTGAGATTCTCCATACCGCTCAATACAGAACTGACGAACCGTTTAAGGATAAAACAGTACTCGTTATCG GAGAGAGTCTTTCCGCTGCCGATATAGCTGTTGAAACAAGCATCTCAGCCGATCAG gtttacTTGAGTGTTCGACATGGATTTTGGGTGTTCCCTCGTCGTACATACGGCGGCATGCCTTACGATGCATTTCTCCAGCGTCGTGTCACCATGTCCATTGTCCCTACGTGGCTGCTTAGATACGTGTTCCAACTATTCTTGGAAATAGGTATTGATCACCAAGCGACAGGGATCAAACCAGAGAGGAGGCTTTTCGAAGAGAACTTTGCGGTAAACGATTTGATATTCACTCAAATCACGTGCGGTAAAATTCGAATTCGTCCAGGAATCAAACGATTTTTGACCAATGGCGTAGAATTCGAGGATGGAACAAGGTTAGAGGGTCTAGATGTGGTGGTGTTTGGTACAGGATATAATGTTAAGACACCATACATCGATGACAGCTTAGTATCTG aTGATATCCAGACTCGTAACCTGTATAAGTACGCGATTCCTATCAATTTGCCACATCCGACAATTGCATGCATTGGCCTCTTCCCTACCGACTCTGGCTTTACACCGGTAGGAGAGCAGCAATCGCGGTGGGCCGTTCGAATCTTCAAAGGATTGATCACACTCCCTCCGGTGAAGAAAATGGAGGAAGATATTCGTGAGAAGGAAACCGACTTGTGTAACAGATACGGTCGTCCGAAACTTATG GTCCCTGGCATCCCTTTGACCGATGAATTAACGCAAGATATTGGATGCTATCCAAATTTAGCAAAAATTTTCCTTACCGATCCTTGGTTGGCTGTGATGGTCTTTCTGGCCCCAGTTACACCTTTCACCTACAGAATTCTCGGACCCCACTCGTGGCCAGGGGCTAGAGATGCTGTCTTGGGCTGCTGTGATTCTTTTACCAGCGGAATTGGCGGAAATAAGACGACCAGGCCTGCATCGTCACATTACAAATACTTGATCGTTGCTCTATTTATTCTTCTGATAGGAATGCAACTATGGAAGTAG